From the Candidatus Pantoea soli genome, one window contains:
- a CDS encoding amino acid ABC transporter permease: MNLSSMIPELLSALPLTLGIMFVAMIIGFFLALLATFFRVRRIPVISQLADLYVSYARSVPVVLQLFVAFYGMPLITDNIGLGDIFSANVAAMIGLSLYHGGYLSEVMRPAYLAVERGQHDALDSLGYSFRQKMLRVIGPQAVHFALPGYGNAIIYLIHNVALVMYIGAADVMATAHLIMERDYNQYQFGTYLVLAVLYSLLCGVAWLVIRFFEQRHAKYSAQSAPRVKFTTSV, encoded by the coding sequence GTGAATCTATCCTCCATGATTCCAGAACTGCTGTCGGCGCTGCCTTTGACGCTCGGCATCATGTTTGTGGCAATGATTATTGGCTTCTTTCTGGCGCTGCTCGCCACGTTTTTCCGCGTGCGCCGTATTCCCGTCATCAGCCAGCTGGCCGATCTCTATGTCTCCTATGCGCGCAGCGTGCCGGTGGTGTTGCAGCTGTTTGTCGCCTTCTACGGCATGCCACTAATTACCGATAACATTGGCTTAGGCGACATTTTCTCGGCCAACGTGGCGGCGATGATCGGTCTGAGTCTGTATCACGGCGGTTATCTGTCCGAGGTGATGCGTCCGGCGTACCTGGCAGTGGAGCGGGGGCAGCATGATGCGCTCGACAGCCTGGGCTACAGCTTCCGCCAGAAAATGTTGCGTGTCATCGGTCCACAGGCGGTGCACTTTGCGCTGCCGGGGTACGGCAATGCCATTATCTATCTGATTCATAACGTGGCGCTGGTGATGTATATCGGGGCGGCAGATGTGATGGCGACCGCGCACCTGATTATGGAGCGCGATTACAACCAGTATCAGTTCGGCACTTATCTGGTGCTGGCTGTGCTCTATTCACTGCTGTGCGGTGTGGCGTGGCTGGTTATCCGCTTCTTTGAACAACGTCATGCGAAGTACAGCGCGCAGTCTGCGCCGCGCGTGAAGTTCACCACCAGCGTCTGA
- a CDS encoding DcrB-related protein has protein sequence MSEYTLQDCNITVPDVFRDRTMNLFTLSHTNANEFNFVISRATAAAEDTLQSVSQRLSSELQATLQDLSLSYARLTELNGRQALELFYSFKSGERIIFQKQRVVLRSENSTGKKLL, from the coding sequence ATGTCTGAATATACCCTGCAGGACTGCAACATTACGGTGCCTGACGTATTTCGCGATCGTACCATGAACCTTTTTACACTCAGCCATACGAATGCCAATGAATTCAACTTTGTGATTTCACGTGCAACGGCTGCTGCAGAAGACACGCTTCAGTCAGTATCTCAGAGGCTGTCATCAGAACTGCAGGCGACTCTGCAGGATCTCTCACTCAGCTATGCCCGGCTCACTGAACTCAATGGCAGGCAGGCACTGGAACTATTCTACAGTTTCAAATCCGGCGAAAGAATTATCTTTCAGAAGCAGCGGGTGGTTTTGAGATCTGAAAACAGTACGGGGAAAAAGCTGCTCTGA
- a CDS encoding PAAR domain-containing protein codes for MSVAAETFSAARVGDGIEHSASKGWLVLGLIGGAIAGAAFTLATGGVGTVVLAATVASAAGGGGLGEVLGSMSWAPHYESGHLVIGSSNVFINGRPAVMAHISVGDCGEHGPALQRVAEGSSRVYINGLPAARTGDRLTCSGIISGGSPNVIVGGSKIQTDEISPEVPDWVDRVLLGVGLAATAVLAGPTIALLGFAGGLGGGYGGSYIGGKLWGEGSDGQKWLSLGVAFAGGLAGVKGGAAFNAWRNTPRSLINLKEIEPQLATDPNSAFFWSGRTEGVGGPDVAEVIAKSRGGVTLESTIKDKNIKMPEWDFDNPQSIKAWEDVSASYAKQVLGEVRAVVGQSLREGNIWENVELPRLMGNDNVTKITTIDPVSQTEKVIFVREN; via the coding sequence ATGAGTGTGGCCGCTGAAACCTTTTCCGCTGCACGCGTGGGAGACGGCATAGAACATTCCGCCTCTAAAGGCTGGCTGGTGCTCGGACTGATAGGCGGGGCCATTGCCGGTGCGGCGTTCACGCTGGCCACGGGAGGCGTCGGAACGGTAGTCCTGGCCGCTACGGTCGCCAGTGCAGCTGGCGGCGGCGGGCTGGGAGAAGTTCTGGGCAGCATGTCCTGGGCCCCCCACTACGAAAGTGGCCATCTGGTCATCGGCTCATCAAACGTGTTCATCAACGGAAGGCCGGCGGTGATGGCGCATATATCTGTAGGTGACTGTGGCGAGCACGGCCCAGCCTTGCAGCGGGTAGCCGAAGGGTCTTCACGCGTCTATATAAACGGACTACCCGCTGCCAGGACGGGGGATCGCCTGACATGCAGTGGTATCATCAGCGGCGGCTCTCCCAACGTCATTGTTGGTGGTAGCAAAATACAGACTGATGAAATCAGTCCGGAAGTCCCGGACTGGGTGGACAGAGTACTACTGGGCGTAGGCCTGGCGGCCACGGCCGTTCTGGCGGGGCCGACGATAGCCCTATTGGGTTTTGCGGGAGGCTTGGGAGGAGGCTATGGTGGCTCTTACATTGGCGGGAAATTATGGGGAGAAGGTTCTGACGGTCAGAAGTGGCTTTCGCTGGGCGTTGCGTTTGCAGGCGGCCTTGCCGGCGTAAAAGGAGGCGCTGCCTTCAATGCGTGGCGTAACACGCCCAGGAGCCTCATCAACCTTAAAGAAATAGAACCCCAACTGGCCACCGATCCGAACAGTGCCTTTTTCTGGTCAGGACGCACTGAAGGTGTCGGCGGCCCCGATGTCGCAGAAGTCATCGCGAAGTCCCGGGGCGGTGTCACGCTCGAATCCACAATCAAAGATAAAAACATTAAAATGCCTGAATGGGATTTCGATAACCCGCAGAGTATCAAGGCCTGGGAGGACGTCTCCGCATCTTATGCAAAACAGGTATTAGGAGAAGTCAGAGCCGTAGTAGGACAGTCGCTGCGTGAAGGGAATATATGGGAAAACGTTGAGCTACCGCGCTTGATGGGCAATGATAATGTGACGAAAATCACAACAATCGATCCGGTATCACAAACGGAAAAAGTCATTTTTGTAAGGGAAAACTGA
- a CDS encoding VOC family protein, whose product MRTQKRCMGYVAIVVDDYDRAIEYYTDKLGFVLVEDTPQPGKRWVVVTPNLESDCHLLLARASDEQQQGFIGNQCGGRVFLFLQTDDFWRDYHAMQAKGVRFCEAPRQEEYGLVVVFEDMYGNRWDLYQNAQS is encoded by the coding sequence ATGAGAACGCAAAAGCGATGTATGGGATATGTCGCGATCGTGGTCGACGATTACGATCGCGCGATTGAGTACTACACCGATAAGCTGGGCTTTGTCCTGGTCGAGGATACGCCGCAGCCGGGCAAGCGCTGGGTCGTGGTGACGCCGAACCTGGAGAGTGACTGTCATCTTCTTCTGGCTCGCGCGTCTGACGAGCAACAGCAAGGATTTATCGGCAACCAGTGCGGCGGAAGGGTTTTCCTGTTTCTGCAAACCGACGACTTCTGGCGCGACTACCACGCCATGCAGGCAAAGGGCGTCCGTTTCTGCGAAGCGCCACGCCAGGAGGAATACGGGTTAGTGGTGGTATTTGAGGACATGTATGGTAACCGCTGGGACCTCTACCAGAATGCACAATCATAA
- a CDS encoding OsmC family protein — protein MEHQYTSRILWTGNLGTGTSGYKTYARTWDIAVAGKEIIHCSNDPLLGGDASKMNPEDLLISSLSACHMLWYLHLASDAGITVLEYEDSPIATGEVLKSGAGRFVSAVLRPKITVAEGTDLDLALAIHHEIHKVCFIARSVNFPVLYEPEFVISHL, from the coding sequence ATGGAGCACCAATACACATCGCGCATATTATGGACAGGGAATCTGGGCACGGGCACATCGGGCTATAAAACCTATGCGCGGACATGGGACATCGCTGTAGCCGGCAAAGAAATCATCCATTGCTCCAACGATCCGTTACTGGGAGGTGATGCCAGTAAAATGAATCCTGAAGACCTTCTGATATCATCGCTTTCTGCCTGCCACATGCTCTGGTATCTGCACCTTGCCTCAGATGCCGGGATCACTGTTCTGGAGTATGAAGATTCCCCCATAGCTACTGGTGAAGTTCTAAAGAGCGGTGCCGGTCGCTTTGTTTCGGCGGTATTGAGACCTAAAATTACTGTCGCGGAGGGTACTGATCTTGACTTAGCACTAGCTATTCATCATGAAATTCATAAAGTCTGTTTTATTGCAAGATCGGTAAATTTCCCTGTCTTGTATGAGCCTGAATTTGTAATCAGTCATCTGTAA
- a CDS encoding alpha/beta hydrolase encodes MQIFPVADDGFLPARFPPPALNENGIFPAFRYGDAFQMNGIRPETFALINAGRRFAVTVLRVEGATQCVLFAPGRGGDPVRHMAFLQSLAARGISVVAPHFALLTSPFPAGAELLERVQRLHLAAETFCTDGISVSGVGHSLGAVILLIYAGAIATTRARDAVSFEGPTLLERLVLLAPPADFFHAPHALTALNTPLQMWAGDKDVITPPAQARFLQAAVADRVCAELHIVENAGHFTFMNTLPPQVTDPHPSRNDFLQALAENVSQFLLLSCETEYTRSKK; translated from the coding sequence ATGCAGATATTCCCTGTTGCGGATGACGGCTTTTTGCCTGCGCGGTTTCCCCCTCCGGCGCTGAATGAAAATGGTATATTTCCAGCTTTCCGGTATGGAGATGCTTTTCAGATGAACGGGATCAGGCCAGAAACCTTCGCGCTTATCAACGCCGGCAGACGTTTCGCAGTGACGGTATTACGGGTTGAGGGCGCCACTCAATGCGTTCTTTTTGCCCCCGGGCGTGGCGGCGATCCCGTCCGGCATATGGCCTTTCTGCAAAGCCTTGCCGCCCGGGGCATATCCGTTGTTGCGCCACATTTTGCGTTATTAACCTCGCCTTTTCCTGCCGGGGCTGAGCTGCTGGAACGGGTGCAACGCCTTCATCTGGCGGCAGAAACGTTTTGCACGGACGGTATATCTGTTTCCGGTGTCGGGCATTCGCTGGGCGCGGTAATATTGCTGATCTACGCTGGCGCGATAGCCACTACCCGTGCCAGAGATGCGGTGTCGTTTGAAGGCCCAACCCTGCTTGAGCGACTGGTACTTTTAGCACCTCCCGCCGATTTTTTTCACGCTCCACACGCTTTAACGGCCTTAAATACCCCCCTGCAGATGTGGGCAGGTGATAAAGATGTCATCACTCCGCCTGCCCAGGCGAGGTTTCTCCAGGCGGCAGTAGCCGATCGCGTTTGCGCAGAATTACACATCGTTGAGAACGCGGGCCACTTTACTTTTATGAATACGCTCCCTCCACAGGTGACCGACCCTCACCCCTCCCGCAACGATTTCCTGCAAGCACTGGCAGAAAACGTCTCTCAGTTCCTGTTACTGTCTTGTGAGACTGAATACACACGGAGCAAAAAATGA
- a CDS encoding protein phosphatase CheZ, protein MSLPDTHSGQQEIREITVRTGSILRTLRDSLQQLGLDKTIADVAGSIPDARERLGYVVTLTREAANGVINSVEMTQPMQTLLAEKAGGLTQRWDATSAQPLDEGQTRELAADTLAWLDDVPRITELTRQQLHAIMMAQGFQDLTGQIVQRMMAVLNQVEKQLIQVLRDSAAGPGHRETAAPPQAPCAAEQAATQDDVDDLLASLGI, encoded by the coding sequence ATGTCATTACCCGATACCCACAGTGGGCAGCAGGAGATCCGCGAGATCACCGTGCGCACTGGCTCCATACTGCGGACGCTGCGCGACAGTCTGCAACAGCTGGGGCTTGATAAAACCATCGCCGATGTCGCAGGCAGCATTCCGGACGCCCGGGAGCGACTGGGTTATGTGGTCACCCTCACCCGGGAAGCTGCGAATGGCGTGATTAACAGCGTGGAAATGACCCAGCCGATGCAAACCCTGCTGGCAGAGAAAGCAGGCGGGTTAACGCAACGCTGGGATGCCACCAGCGCGCAGCCATTAGATGAAGGGCAAACCCGTGAGTTAGCGGCAGATACCCTGGCCTGGCTGGATGATGTACCCCGAATCACCGAACTGACACGCCAGCAGCTGCACGCCATTATGATGGCGCAGGGATTCCAGGATCTGACCGGACAAATCGTGCAGCGCATGATGGCGGTGCTGAATCAGGTTGAGAAGCAGTTAATACAGGTACTGCGCGACAGCGCGGCCGGACCGGGTCACCGGGAGACGGCAGCGCCACCGCAGGCGCCCTGCGCCGCAGAACAAGCCGCCACTCAGGATGACGTGGACGATCTGCTGGCGAGCCTGGGCATCTGA
- a CDS encoding LysR family transcriptional regulator has product MTGEDLRYFSTFAQTGSLASAAKKLGVDHATVARRIASLEASVNLRLMDCRPRSCVLTEDGHQIALVGERVNAAACSLQRYSSAGQDAAEGDLAVAAPPAFTGAFIAPHVRSLRKTHPLLRLSLLETKSVFRLTGMKQTLPSAFPEDDSASKSFNGAWFSRHQAAVA; this is encoded by the coding sequence TTGACTGGGGAAGATCTGCGCTATTTTTCGACCTTTGCCCAGACTGGTTCGCTTGCCTCTGCGGCAAAAAAGCTGGGCGTTGATCATGCAACCGTTGCAAGGCGGATTGCATCACTTGAAGCGTCAGTCAATCTCAGGCTGATGGACTGCAGGCCACGATCCTGTGTTCTGACGGAAGACGGGCACCAGATAGCGCTCGTCGGGGAACGGGTGAATGCGGCAGCCTGTTCACTGCAGCGATACTCCAGTGCTGGACAGGATGCCGCAGAAGGTGACCTAGCGGTCGCGGCGCCCCCGGCTTTCACAGGTGCTTTTATCGCGCCTCATGTTAGAAGCCTTCGTAAAACTCATCCGCTTCTTCGCCTGAGCCTCCTGGAAACAAAGAGCGTCTTTCGCTTAACCGGCATGAAGCAGACGTTACCATCCGCGTTTCCGGAGGATGACTCAGCCAGTAAATCGTTTAACGGCGCCTGGTTTTCTCGACATCAGGCCGCCGTTGCATGA
- a CDS encoding alpha/beta hydrolase, with protein MIDFTRFVERYEQFNASLLPFNNITESRINDLYIRVYRPMAALDEVLIVYHGGGVNSDAGYDILARQLSYDLPVCVCLVDIRGHGRSVGVRGEASSPVQIWRDVDVVIDYVRTSFPDARIHLLGHSSGGGMLINYFTRYSLSRVVESLILLAPALGPFSPPALNRDFSSPFASINRLSFMINAMSAGFLFGRRAGVRLNFPCEVINARPDFVQTYSVNMANALTPRNPERQLKEISIPVTIMLAEHDELFDVSRMEEFFRNCGNPNVSSRVVADSTHLDCIFELTDMVREHFTGLTSRAQ; from the coding sequence GTGATTGACTTCACCCGCTTTGTCGAACGCTATGAGCAGTTTAACGCCTCATTACTCCCTTTTAATAACATAACCGAAAGCCGGATCAATGATTTATATATCCGGGTATACAGGCCAATGGCAGCCCTTGATGAGGTTCTTATTGTCTACCATGGTGGCGGGGTCAACTCTGACGCTGGCTACGACATTCTTGCACGACAGTTGAGTTACGATCTGCCCGTGTGTGTTTGTCTCGTCGATATCCGTGGGCACGGTCGTTCGGTAGGTGTCCGGGGAGAAGCTTCCAGTCCTGTTCAAATCTGGCGTGATGTGGATGTCGTCATTGATTATGTCCGAACCTCTTTTCCTGATGCCAGAATTCACTTGCTTGGGCACTCAAGTGGAGGCGGTATGCTGATAAATTACTTTACCCGATACTCTCTATCGAGGGTTGTTGAAAGCCTGATCTTGCTAGCCCCAGCATTAGGTCCTTTTTCACCTCCTGCTCTGAACCGCGATTTTTCCTCTCCCTTTGCATCGATAAACCGTTTGAGCTTCATGATCAATGCAATGAGTGCAGGTTTTCTGTTTGGACGTCGTGCAGGAGTAAGGCTTAATTTCCCCTGTGAGGTTATCAATGCAAGGCCTGACTTTGTTCAGACATACAGCGTTAATATGGCTAACGCCCTCACCCCTCGTAATCCCGAAAGGCAACTTAAAGAAATCTCTATTCCAGTAACAATCATGCTTGCTGAGCATGATGAACTGTTTGATGTAAGCCGTATGGAAGAGTTTTTCAGGAACTGCGGCAATCCGAATGTAAGCAGTCGAGTTGTGGCAGATAGTACACATCTCGATTGTATTTTCGAGTTAACGGATATGGTGAGGGAACACTTCACTGGCCTGACTTCAAGAGCGCAATAA
- a CDS encoding Imm74 family immunity protein, producing the protein MKITGTSSYVMLDIDGRKIKAEGEMVVGGFVADKNTMKQFEPPYESEPVTDAVRQHYIDEAIKKTQGSHMVLKFV; encoded by the coding sequence ATGAAAATTACAGGCACCAGTTCGTATGTGATGCTCGATATCGACGGCAGAAAAATCAAGGCAGAGGGTGAGATGGTCGTAGGCGGTTTTGTGGCTGATAAAAACACCATGAAACAGTTTGAACCCCCCTATGAAAGTGAACCCGTAACTGATGCCGTCCGCCAGCATTATATCGATGAAGCAATCAAAAAAACCCAAGGATCTCATATGGTCCTGAAATTTGTTTAA
- a CDS encoding MFS transporter, with protein sequence MNRTLPAAGVFSLLIFLIALNLRPSVAALGPLFPLLQHNATLTATQLSLLTALPVAMMGLSALAGPLLQRTLGEVKGIAIGLSLLVLASVGRGVTHSATALIISALLAGAGIGVIQALMPAQIKRYFGTRAGTLMALYTTGIMAGAAIAAASAAPLANRHGLALTLAMPAIPAAIALLFWWLTQPGDACRPHVRPPRALPARRAWLLMIFFGIGTGAYTLVLAWLPPYYQQHGWLPAQSGYVLAALTLTEVLAGFMLAALIHRFRDRRYPLLVVLTLVLLGLVSLIVLGGAQAWLPTVLLGLGIGALFPLSLIVTLDHASQAEEAASLLSFVQGGGYLLAAFMPLIAGLVRDHTDTLSGAWGIMSGGVLLLMLMALRFRPQT encoded by the coding sequence GTGAACCGCACTTTACCGGCAGCTGGCGTGTTTTCGTTACTGATTTTTCTCATCGCCCTTAATCTGCGACCCTCTGTGGCGGCATTAGGGCCGTTATTTCCGTTGCTGCAGCACAACGCGACCCTCACTGCGACACAACTGAGTCTGTTAACTGCACTGCCGGTGGCAATGATGGGGCTTTCCGCACTGGCCGGCCCGCTGCTGCAGCGCACGCTGGGGGAAGTGAAAGGTATTGCTATCGGCTTGTCACTGCTGGTGCTGGCGAGCGTCGGGCGCGGCGTTACGCATTCTGCTACCGCATTAATCATCAGCGCGCTGCTGGCAGGCGCAGGGATTGGCGTGATTCAGGCGCTGATGCCGGCGCAGATTAAACGATATTTCGGTACCAGAGCGGGTACCTTAATGGCGTTGTACACGACCGGCATCATGGCCGGTGCGGCCATTGCTGCAGCCAGTGCCGCGCCGCTGGCGAACCGTCACGGATTAGCCCTGACGCTGGCCATGCCGGCTATTCCCGCAGCGATTGCCCTGCTGTTTTGGTGGTTGACCCAGCCTGGTGACGCTTGCCGGCCACACGTTCGCCCGCCACGTGCACTGCCTGCGCGACGTGCCTGGTTATTGATGATTTTCTTTGGTATCGGCACCGGTGCTTATACGCTTGTGCTGGCATGGCTGCCACCTTACTACCAACAGCACGGCTGGCTGCCGGCACAAAGTGGCTACGTGCTGGCAGCCTTAACGCTGACAGAGGTGCTGGCCGGATTCATGCTGGCGGCGCTGATCCACCGTTTTCGCGATCGTCGCTATCCGCTTCTGGTGGTGCTGACACTGGTTCTGCTGGGGTTGGTGAGTCTGATCGTCCTGGGCGGCGCGCAGGCGTGGCTGCCGACTGTGCTGCTGGGGCTGGGAATTGGCGCCTTGTTTCCGCTGTCGCTGATTGTCACGCTGGATCACGCATCGCAGGCGGAAGAGGCGGCTTCTCTGCTCTCGTTTGTGCAGGGCGGCGGCTATCTGCTGGCGGCATTTATGCCGTTAATTGCCGGCCTTGTTCGCGATCATACCGACACGCTCTCAGGTGCCTGGGGAATAATGAGTGGCGGCGTGTTGCTGTTAATGCTTATGGCACTGCGGTTCAGACCGCAGACCTGA
- a CDS encoding amino acid ABC transporter permease: MFDTEVLLPDFWSILDAVPVTLLMAVTVFICSALLGGLLAFIEHRRIPVLRQLVMIYKLTFKGVPMVVVIFLAYYGLPPALHFVATLFGVEVNAHSLPNWAIIIVALSACVAAFQAEVWKGALNSFDSGQSDAALSLGYSGGQLFRRVMFPQIIVAAIPDLANAFMVIMKALSLAFAIEVVDIFAQAQLTAALNFYYLEAFLIAVVFYMVIAYAVTKIADRIEAALRVRA, translated from the coding sequence ATGTTTGATACGGAGGTTTTGCTGCCGGATTTCTGGAGCATTCTTGATGCCGTGCCGGTGACGCTGCTGATGGCGGTGACGGTATTTATCTGTTCAGCGCTGCTGGGCGGGCTGCTGGCATTCATTGAGCATCGCCGCATTCCGGTGCTGCGCCAGCTGGTGATGATCTACAAACTTACCTTCAAAGGCGTGCCGATGGTGGTGGTGATTTTCCTCGCCTACTACGGCCTGCCACCGGCGCTGCACTTTGTTGCCACGCTGTTTGGCGTGGAGGTCAATGCTCACTCACTGCCGAACTGGGCGATCATCATTGTGGCGCTGAGTGCCTGTGTCGCGGCGTTCCAGGCTGAAGTCTGGAAAGGAGCGCTGAACTCGTTCGACAGCGGACAATCTGATGCTGCCTTGTCGCTCGGCTACAGCGGTGGACAGCTATTCCGGCGGGTGATGTTCCCGCAGATTATCGTGGCGGCGATTCCCGATCTGGCGAATGCGTTTATGGTGATCATGAAAGCCCTGTCGCTGGCGTTTGCCATCGAAGTGGTGGATATCTTTGCCCAGGCACAACTTACCGCAGCACTGAACTTCTACTACCTCGAAGCCTTCCTGATTGCGGTGGTGTTCTACATGGTGATTGCCTACGCGGTGACGAAAATTGCCGACAGGATCGAGGCAGCTCTGCGCGTGCGCGCCTGA
- a CDS encoding MarR family winged helix-turn-helix transcriptional regulator has product MADHIDYVIKQWAQGMPALDASSMAIFGRMLRIMKNLAKTRADALAAFGFREGEFDVLATLRRAGSPYCLSPTELYQSLLVTSGAMTNRLNHLQEAGLIKRVADPADKRSMRVALTDSGREKIEQALNIHTETQNGLLAALDATQKQQLETLLSQLLIASETDR; this is encoded by the coding sequence TTGGCAGATCATATTGATTATGTGATTAAGCAGTGGGCGCAGGGGATGCCAGCGCTGGATGCGTCATCCATGGCCATTTTTGGACGTATGCTGCGTATTATGAAAAATCTGGCGAAAACGCGCGCTGACGCGCTGGCTGCTTTTGGCTTTCGGGAAGGCGAATTTGATGTGCTGGCGACCCTCCGCCGTGCCGGATCGCCCTACTGCCTCTCGCCCACTGAGCTTTATCAGTCACTGCTGGTCACATCCGGCGCCATGACCAACCGCCTCAACCATTTACAAGAGGCTGGCCTGATTAAGCGCGTTGCCGATCCTGCAGACAAGCGCAGCATGCGGGTGGCGCTGACCGATAGCGGAAGGGAAAAAATTGAGCAGGCACTTAACATACACACCGAGACGCAAAACGGACTGCTGGCTGCACTGGATGCCACGCAAAAGCAGCAGCTCGAAACCCTGCTCAGCCAGCTGCTTATTGCCAGCGAAACAGATCGGTAA
- a CDS encoding methyl-accepting chemotaxis protein: MTILKKLTFVFAFTLMALLFLGVISIRSLGSAQDRFDYVTTNSLPSINKIGEISQLREEARRQILMGLLVTNKDVFYQHLATAKGYLTKTGEALDYYKSHLISNEQDAQLINQTIQDFNIYLEKVNKMVKVYETNGLDAAREMVSDRGETAESSVVVSQKLKELLAYNYNIAQQFSETNHAQYLHTLWFLGVIIVVAVILTAAFSYSILSYIKKGLQNLQGSMKAIEETLDLTLRVNLKKKDELGATAGSFNALVEKFRDVLASVRDASKEVDTASDEIAHSNDDLSSRTESQASSLEQTAASMNQLSATVKHNMDNATDANNFIGKVQTIVNDSNRELNELKGSINDISASSNKISEIISIIDGIAFQTNILALNAAVEAARAGEQGKGFAVVAGEVRSLSQRSSVAAQDIRGLIEEAIKNVDRGVVYAANVTTRMNEALAVVDETTQLINQVSNSSKEQSYGIDQVNTAVNQMESNLQQNAAMVEQMSAAANSLSQQAGKLLAEVSCFKL, encoded by the coding sequence ATGACGATTCTCAAAAAACTGACGTTTGTTTTTGCCTTTACGTTAATGGCACTGCTTTTCCTGGGCGTTATCAGCATTCGATCGCTGGGCAGCGCCCAGGACAGGTTCGATTATGTCACCACCAACTCCCTGCCCAGCATCAATAAAATTGGTGAAATATCTCAGCTGCGTGAAGAGGCAAGACGGCAGATATTGATGGGACTGCTGGTGACGAATAAAGATGTTTTTTATCAGCACCTGGCAACCGCAAAGGGATATTTAACCAAAACCGGTGAAGCGCTGGATTATTATAAATCGCATCTGATATCGAATGAGCAGGATGCGCAGTTAATCAATCAAACCATTCAGGACTTCAATATCTATCTTGAAAAAGTAAACAAGATGGTGAAAGTTTATGAAACCAACGGACTGGATGCCGCCAGAGAGATGGTGTCCGATCGGGGAGAGACGGCGGAATCCTCCGTGGTTGTAAGCCAGAAACTCAAAGAGCTGCTGGCGTACAATTATAATATTGCTCAGCAATTCTCAGAAACTAACCATGCCCAGTATTTGCACACGCTGTGGTTTTTGGGTGTCATTATTGTGGTTGCTGTCATTCTGACGGCCGCGTTCTCCTATTCCATTCTCAGCTACATCAAAAAAGGCCTGCAAAACCTGCAGGGCAGTATGAAAGCCATTGAGGAAACGCTGGATCTGACGCTGCGGGTGAACCTGAAGAAAAAGGATGAACTGGGCGCAACCGCCGGCAGTTTTAATGCGCTGGTGGAGAAGTTCCGGGACGTTCTCGCCAGCGTCAGAGACGCCAGTAAAGAGGTGGATACCGCGTCTGATGAAATCGCCCACAGCAATGACGATCTTTCATCGCGTACGGAGTCTCAGGCCTCTTCCCTGGAGCAGACCGCTGCCAGTATGAATCAGCTCTCTGCCACCGTGAAACACAATATGGATAACGCGACAGACGCCAATAATTTCATCGGTAAAGTACAGACCATCGTCAATGACAGCAACCGGGAACTGAACGAATTAAAAGGCTCGATTAACGATATATCTGCCTCTTCAAACAAAATTTCCGAAATTATCTCAATTATTGACGGGATTGCTTTCCAGACCAACATACTGGCGCTGAACGCAGCCGTTGAAGCGGCACGCGCCGGCGAACAGGGTAAAGGCTTTGCGGTGGTTGCCGGTGAGGTGCGTTCACTATCGCAGCGTTCTTCGGTTGCCGCGCAGGATATCCGCGGTTTGATTGAGGAAGCGATCAAGAATGTGGACAGAGGCGTGGTATACGCGGCCAATGTCACCACGCGGATGAATGAAGCCCTGGCGGTGGTTGACGAAACCACACAGCTGATCAATCAGGTTAGCAACTCCTCCAAAGAGCAGAGTTATGGTATCGATCAGGTCAATACCGCGGTTAATCAGATGGAAAGCAATCTGCAGCAAAATGCCGCGATGGTTGAGCAGATGTCGGCCGCAGCCAATTCACTGAGTCAGCAAGCCGGTAAACTGCTGGCAGAAGTCAGCTGTTTCAAACTTTAA